From Woronichinia naegeliana WA131, the proteins below share one genomic window:
- a CDS encoding GNAT family N-acetyltransferase, protein MDDRPIQFSSQKQQVDLLQLQSLFNLATFWAKDRNLSDLQTAIAHSNPVVSAWSQQNLIGFARATSDGIYRATLWDVVVHPDYQGMGLGRKLVETALAHPHLQRVERIYLMTTHEQSFYERIGFQQNQTTTMVIYNRTVICNLPNILDFSDSPKLMVANK, encoded by the coding sequence ATGGATGATCGTCCCATTCAGTTTTCTAGCCAAAAACAGCAAGTTGATCTTCTACAATTACAATCACTCTTTAACCTCGCTACTTTCTGGGCTAAGGATCGTAATTTATCGGATTTACAAACCGCGATCGCCCATAGTAATCCAGTGGTGAGTGCCTGGAGTCAACAAAATCTGATCGGCTTTGCGAGGGCAACTTCTGATGGTATTTATCGAGCCACCTTGTGGGATGTGGTAGTTCATCCAGACTATCAAGGCATGGGTTTAGGACGCAAGTTAGTGGAAACCGCTTTGGCCCATCCTCACCTCCAGCGTGTGGAGCGGATCTATTTAATGACTACCCATGAGCAATCCTTTTATGAGCGTATTGGTTTTCAGCAAAATCAGACCACCACAATGGTCATCTACAATCGTACTGTGATTTGCAATCTGCCCAATATTCTTGATTTCTCTGACTCACCTAAGCTAATGGTAGCCAACAAGTGA